In one Mesorhizobium australicum genomic region, the following are encoded:
- a CDS encoding organic hydroperoxide resistance protein, with translation MIKQALYTAHASTTGGRTGTSATDDGRLSITLDTPKALGGNDGPGTNPEQLFAAGYSACFLGALKAVGRGEKVKIPDDTTIDASVSIGERTEGPGYGIAVAMTVTLPGFEHDKAVELVAKAHQVCPYSNATRGNVDVEFTVA, from the coding sequence ATGATCAAGCAAGCCCTCTACACTGCCCATGCCAGCACCACCGGCGGACGCACCGGAACCAGCGCGACCGATGACGGCCGCCTCTCCATCACGCTCGACACGCCAAAGGCACTGGGCGGCAATGATGGTCCGGGCACCAATCCCGAACAGCTTTTCGCGGCCGGATACTCCGCCTGCTTCCTCGGCGCCCTCAAGGCGGTCGGGCGTGGCGAGAAGGTGAAGATCCCGGACGATACCACCATCGACGCATCTGTGAGCATCGGCGAGCGGACCGAGGGTCCGGGCTACGGCATAGCGGTTGCCATGACGGTCACATTGCCGGGCTTCGAGCACGACAAGGCGGTCGAACTGGTCGCAAAGGCTCACCAGGTCTGCCCGTATTCCAACGCGACGCGCGGCAATGTCGACGTCGAGTTCACTGTGGCGTAA